A single window of Intrasporangium calvum DSM 43043 DNA harbors:
- a CDS encoding amidohydrolase — protein MTRSLFRHHRIWTGDRESPWTTALLVEDGRVVAVGDEARAGGAAEVVDLPGALVMPGLHDAHIHTEWVARDLAEVDLREARSLEESLGLIRDHVASSPAGRPLSSGRWNSNRWAVPVQPDRHALDSVTEDRVAVLDSVDGHTVWANSLALHRAGITRDTPDPVGGEIVRDAQGEPTGILRESAQRLVDPLIEGEGAEPLRPLLERCQQWLLSVGLTSITDIDGEDARAAYLAMHADGALRLRVTKCVRDPDLERAVAEGRRSGQGDDRFRVGPVKFFSDGALGSHTAHMSEPYVGSMAGHGSCGIAVTPYPVLVERIRMSLAAGLDVATHAIGDEANRLVLDAFGLMREEGHRGILRIEHAQHVRPVDLPRFRSLDVVASMQPSHCTADLELADEIIGPRRLASYAWRSFLDADIRVAFGSDAPVEDPNPFYGLHAAVTRQRPDGTPLGGWRPEERVTLDEAVRAYTVGAQAAVRRTDVGRLAAGQLADFICVDRDPWALEIVDPMAIRDTTVLQTWVGAELAFEH, from the coding sequence GTGACCCGCAGCCTGTTCCGGCACCACCGCATCTGGACCGGTGACCGCGAGTCACCCTGGACCACCGCCCTGCTCGTCGAGGACGGCCGGGTCGTGGCGGTCGGGGACGAGGCGCGTGCCGGCGGTGCCGCCGAGGTGGTCGACCTACCCGGCGCCCTCGTCATGCCGGGCCTGCACGACGCGCACATCCACACCGAGTGGGTGGCCCGAGACCTCGCCGAGGTGGACCTACGGGAGGCCCGCTCGCTCGAGGAGTCCCTCGGACTGATCCGCGACCACGTCGCCTCCTCCCCCGCCGGTCGGCCCCTCAGCTCGGGTCGGTGGAACAGCAACCGGTGGGCCGTCCCCGTGCAACCGGACCGGCACGCCCTGGACTCCGTGACCGAGGACCGGGTGGCCGTCCTCGACTCCGTCGACGGCCACACCGTCTGGGCCAACTCCCTGGCCCTGCACCGGGCCGGGATCACCCGGGACACCCCCGACCCCGTCGGCGGCGAGATCGTCCGCGACGCGCAGGGCGAACCCACGGGCATCCTGCGCGAGTCCGCCCAGCGCCTCGTGGACCCGCTCATCGAGGGTGAGGGCGCCGAGCCGCTCCGGCCCCTCCTCGAGCGCTGCCAGCAGTGGCTGCTGTCCGTCGGGCTGACGAGCATCACTGACATCGACGGCGAGGACGCCCGAGCGGCCTACCTCGCGATGCACGCGGACGGCGCACTCCGGTTGCGCGTGACCAAGTGCGTCCGCGACCCGGACCTCGAGCGCGCCGTGGCCGAGGGCCGCCGCTCCGGTCAGGGCGACGACCGCTTCCGGGTGGGGCCGGTCAAGTTCTTCAGCGACGGGGCCCTCGGGTCGCACACCGCCCACATGAGCGAGCCCTATGTCGGCAGCATGGCCGGGCACGGGTCGTGCGGCATCGCGGTCACCCCGTATCCCGTTCTGGTGGAACGGATCCGCATGTCCCTGGCCGCGGGCCTCGACGTCGCGACGCACGCGATCGGGGACGAGGCCAACCGGCTCGTGCTCGACGCATTCGGCCTGATGCGCGAGGAGGGCCACCGCGGCATCCTGCGCATCGAGCACGCCCAGCACGTGCGGCCCGTCGATCTGCCACGGTTCCGCAGCCTCGACGTCGTCGCGTCGATGCAGCCGAGCCACTGCACCGCGGACCTCGAGCTGGCCGACGAGATCATCGGGCCCCGCCGCCTTGCCTCGTACGCCTGGCGCTCCTTCCTCGACGCCGACATCCGCGTCGCCTTCGGCTCGGACGCGCCGGTCGAGGACCCCAACCCGTTCTACGGTCTCCACGCGGCGGTGACCCGACAACGCCCGGACGGCACCCCCCTTGGGGGCTGGCGGCCCGAGGAACGGGTCACGCTCGACGAGGCGGTCCGCGCCTACACGGTCGGGGCCCAGGCAGCCGTCAGGCGTACTGACGTGGGGCGCCTCGCCGCCGGTCAGCTCGCCGACTTCATCTGTGTCGACCGCGACCCCTGGGCCCTCGAGATCGTCGACCCGATGGCGATCCGGGACACCACCGTGCTGCAGACCTGGGTGGGCGCGGAGCTCGCCTTCGAGCACTGA
- a CDS encoding quinone oxidoreductase family protein, whose amino-acid sequence MTTARGVFVREHGEHDVLEVREHDVPDPGPGEVQVRVAAAGVNFIDVYRRQGIYPGQPPFVLGDEGAGTVTAVGEGVTAFAVGDRVGWAQANGSESTLVNQPVEPLVTVPDGVDLEIAAAALLQGMTAHYLANSTYAAGPGDVALVHAAAGGVGQLLVQLLVAKGTTVVATAGSSEKLEIARRLGAAHLINYAEVPDLAAAVREAAGRGVDVAYDGVGKATFDASLASLRPRGLMVLFGGASGQVPPFDLQRLNAGGSLFVTRPKLADHLGDRSELEWRAREVFEAIAAGSLTIEVGGRYPFDQAAEAYAALEGRRTTGKLILVPSGGDAA is encoded by the coding sequence ATGACGACTGCCAGAGGTGTCTTCGTCCGTGAGCACGGTGAGCACGACGTCCTCGAGGTTCGCGAGCACGACGTCCCCGACCCCGGTCCCGGCGAGGTCCAGGTCCGGGTCGCGGCCGCCGGGGTGAACTTCATCGACGTCTACCGACGCCAGGGCATCTATCCCGGCCAGCCCCCCTTCGTCCTCGGCGACGAGGGGGCCGGGACGGTGACCGCCGTCGGGGAGGGGGTCACCGCGTTCGCCGTCGGCGACAGGGTCGGGTGGGCCCAGGCGAACGGCAGTGAGAGCACGCTCGTCAACCAGCCCGTGGAGCCGCTCGTCACCGTCCCCGACGGGGTCGACCTCGAGATCGCCGCGGCCGCCCTGCTCCAGGGGATGACGGCGCACTACCTCGCGAACAGCACGTATGCCGCCGGGCCCGGTGACGTCGCCCTGGTGCACGCCGCGGCGGGCGGGGTGGGGCAGCTCCTCGTCCAGCTGCTCGTCGCCAAGGGGACCACCGTCGTCGCGACGGCTGGGTCGAGCGAGAAGCTCGAGATCGCGAGGCGGCTCGGCGCCGCGCACCTCATCAACTACGCGGAGGTGCCCGACCTCGCGGCGGCGGTCCGCGAGGCCGCCGGTCGTGGGGTCGACGTGGCCTACGACGGGGTCGGCAAGGCGACGTTCGACGCCTCCCTCGCCTCGCTCCGGCCGCGGGGACTCATGGTGCTCTTCGGCGGCGCGAGCGGGCAGGTGCCACCGTTCGACCTGCAGCGGCTCAACGCCGGCGGCTCGCTCTTCGTCACCCGCCCCAAGCTCGCCGACCACCTCGGCGACCGGTCCGAGCTCGAGTGGCGGGCCCGTGAGGTGTTCGAGGCCATCGCGGCCGGGAGCCTCACCATCGAGGTCGGCGGCCGGTACCCCTTCGACCAGGCAGCCGAGGCGTACGCGGCCCTCGAGGGCCGGCGGACCACCGGCAAGCTCATCCTCGTCCCCTCGGGCGGGGACGCTGCGTGA
- a CDS encoding GNAT family N-acetyltransferase: protein MPDSATPSFTIRPATVDDVDDLARLVRELAHYERDPDAAVATADHFREALFPREASPAAYAHVAERDGLVVGMAVWFASFSTWTGRRGLWLEDLFVEPAQRGLGIGKALLTELARVCTARGWTRLEWVVLDWNAPAIEFYRSQGAQPLTEWTTYRVAGDALGRLAGGSPS, encoded by the coding sequence GTGCCCGACTCCGCCACGCCCTCCTTCACGATCCGACCCGCCACCGTCGACGACGTCGATGACCTCGCCCGGCTGGTCCGCGAGCTGGCCCACTACGAGCGGGACCCGGACGCCGCCGTCGCGACAGCCGACCACTTCCGCGAGGCCCTGTTCCCCCGGGAAGCGAGCCCAGCGGCATACGCCCATGTTGCCGAGCGAGACGGACTCGTCGTGGGGATGGCGGTGTGGTTCGCCAGCTTCTCGACGTGGACCGGGCGACGCGGGCTGTGGCTGGAGGACCTCTTCGTCGAGCCGGCGCAGCGGGGCCTCGGCATCGGCAAGGCCCTGCTCACCGAGCTCGCCCGGGTCTGCACCGCGCGCGGCTGGACCCGGCTCGAGTGGGTCGTCCTCGACTGGAACGCGCCGGCGATCGAGTTCTACCGCTCGCAGGGTGCCCAGCCGCTCACGGAGTGGACGACCTACCGCGTCGCCGGGGACGCCCTCGGCCGCCTCGCGGGCGGGAGCCCGTCGTAG
- the pcrA gene encoding DNA helicase PcrA, which translates to MSTLFDDLFGPAGPPQAGPEPTSSVRHATDPGGHPTDPNVTSQGVPTWAEAAARGATVGADPAQRHTAPGWGSADPETLLEGLNPHQREAVVHEGGPLLIVAGAGSGKTRVLTHRIAWLLGKRGAQPGQILAITFTNKAAAEMRERVEALVGPRARSMWVMTFHSACVRILRREAAKVGMKSTFSIYDAADSLRLMSLVIRDLDLDPKRYAPRSFSAQVSNLKNDLVDEETYAAQVGEGTSAHSHHERTMSAAYTQYQRRLRQANALDFDDIIMMTVNMLQAFPDVAEYYRRRFRHILVDEYQDTNLAQYQLIKELVGDGVRGPGEGDYVVPPAELCVVGDSDQSIYAFRGASIRNILEFEQDYPDARTILLEQNYRSTQRILRAANSVIARNEARRAKNLWTDSGDGALIVGYVADNEHDEAAFVAKQIDELAEHGVRPGDVAIFYRTNAQSRAIEEVLVRVGLPYKVVGGTRFYERREVKDALAYLRVISNPTDTVNLRRILNVPKRGIGDRAEACVAMLAERERIPFVAALGRAEDAPGIATRSVAAIKGFTSLLEELRTVYESGAGIAVLLEATLEQSGYLAELRASHDPQDETRVENLAELVAVAQEYDERRAEEFAVAAIEGGLAPGEEPEDVGPTGPLEEFLEQVSLVADADEIPDSPEADAGPDLGVVTLMTLHTAKGLEFPVVFLTGLEDGTFPHSRSMGDPKELEEERRLAYVGITRARERLYLTRAAVRSAWGAPQYGAPSRFLDEIPDDLLDWQRLGPSFSGARGAGQPAVATLAARPGVRSPGNRVVVSLKAGDRVTHDAFGLGTVVRVEGEGDKSLAHVDFGGDLGVKRLLLRYAPVVKL; encoded by the coding sequence ATGAGCACGCTCTTCGACGACCTCTTCGGGCCCGCCGGGCCGCCGCAGGCGGGACCCGAGCCGACGTCGTCGGTGCGGCACGCGACTGACCCGGGTGGACATCCGACGGACCCGAACGTCACCTCCCAAGGGGTGCCGACGTGGGCCGAGGCAGCCGCACGGGGAGCGACGGTGGGCGCGGACCCAGCCCAGCGGCATACGGCACCGGGGTGGGGCTCAGCCGACCCGGAGACGCTGCTCGAGGGGCTCAACCCGCACCAGCGCGAGGCCGTCGTCCACGAGGGTGGCCCGCTGCTCATCGTCGCCGGCGCGGGCTCGGGCAAGACCCGCGTGCTGACCCACCGCATCGCCTGGCTGCTCGGCAAGCGGGGGGCCCAGCCGGGGCAGATCCTCGCGATCACCTTCACCAACAAGGCCGCCGCCGAGATGCGTGAGCGCGTCGAGGCGCTCGTCGGACCGCGCGCCCGCTCGATGTGGGTGATGACGTTCCACTCGGCGTGCGTGCGCATCCTGAGGCGCGAGGCTGCCAAGGTCGGGATGAAGTCGACCTTCTCGATCTACGACGCCGCGGACAGTCTGCGGCTCATGAGTCTCGTCATTCGTGACCTCGACCTCGACCCGAAGCGCTATGCGCCGCGCAGCTTCTCGGCGCAGGTGAGCAACCTCAAGAACGACCTCGTCGACGAGGAGACCTACGCCGCCCAGGTCGGAGAGGGCACCAGCGCCCACTCCCATCACGAGCGGACCATGTCGGCCGCCTACACGCAGTACCAGCGACGGCTGCGGCAGGCGAACGCCCTCGACTTCGACGACATCATCATGATGACCGTCAACATGCTCCAGGCCTTTCCCGACGTGGCCGAGTACTACCGACGCCGGTTCCGGCACATTCTCGTCGACGAGTACCAGGACACGAACCTGGCGCAGTACCAGCTGATCAAGGAGCTCGTCGGCGACGGTGTCCGCGGTCCGGGCGAGGGCGACTACGTGGTGCCACCTGCCGAGCTGTGCGTCGTCGGCGACTCCGACCAGTCGATCTACGCCTTCCGTGGCGCGTCGATCCGCAACATCCTCGAGTTCGAGCAGGACTACCCCGACGCGCGGACCATCCTCCTCGAGCAGAACTACCGGTCGACCCAGCGGATCCTCCGCGCGGCCAACTCGGTCATCGCGCGCAACGAGGCGCGGCGGGCCAAGAACCTCTGGACCGACTCGGGCGACGGGGCACTGATCGTCGGTTATGTCGCCGACAACGAGCACGACGAGGCTGCGTTCGTCGCCAAGCAGATCGACGAGCTCGCCGAGCACGGCGTGCGCCCCGGCGACGTCGCGATCTTCTACCGCACCAATGCCCAGTCCCGAGCCATCGAGGAAGTGCTCGTGCGGGTCGGACTGCCCTACAAGGTGGTCGGCGGCACGCGGTTCTATGAGCGGCGTGAGGTCAAGGACGCGCTGGCCTACCTGCGCGTCATCTCCAACCCGACCGACACGGTGAACCTGCGCCGCATCCTCAACGTCCCGAAGCGTGGCATCGGCGACCGCGCCGAGGCGTGCGTCGCCATGCTCGCGGAGCGGGAGCGCATCCCCTTCGTGGCGGCCCTCGGCCGGGCTGAGGACGCCCCGGGCATCGCGACACGTTCGGTGGCGGCGATCAAGGGGTTCACCTCGCTGCTCGAGGAGCTGCGCACCGTCTACGAGAGCGGAGCCGGGATCGCGGTGCTCCTCGAGGCGACGCTCGAGCAGAGCGGCTACCTCGCGGAGCTCCGGGCCAGCCACGACCCGCAGGACGAGACCCGGGTCGAGAACCTCGCCGAGCTCGTGGCCGTCGCCCAGGAGTACGACGAGCGCAGGGCCGAGGAGTTCGCGGTCGCCGCCATCGAGGGTGGGCTCGCGCCGGGAGAGGAGCCGGAGGACGTCGGACCGACCGGGCCACTCGAGGAGTTCCTCGAGCAGGTGTCCCTCGTGGCCGACGCCGACGAGATCCCCGACTCGCCCGAAGCGGACGCGGGCCCCGACCTCGGGGTGGTCACCCTCATGACCCTGCACACCGCCAAGGGGCTCGAGTTCCCGGTGGTCTTCCTCACCGGGCTCGAGGACGGCACCTTCCCGCACTCGCGCTCCATGGGTGACCCCAAGGAGCTGGAGGAGGAGCGCCGGCTTGCCTATGTCGGCATCACCCGGGCTCGGGAGCGCCTCTACCTGACCCGTGCGGCGGTGCGCTCTGCATGGGGCGCGCCGCAGTACGGTGCACCCTCGCGGTTCCTCGACGAGATCCCGGATGACCTGCTCGACTGGCAGCGGCTCGGTCCGAGCTTCTCCGGCGCGCGGGGTGCCGGACAGCCGGCGGTCGCGACGCTCGCCGCCCGGCCGGGGGTCCGCAGCCCCGGCAACCGCGTGGTGGTCTCGCTCAAGGCCGGCGACCGGGTCACCCATGACGCGTTCGGCCTCGGCACCGTGGTGCGCGTCGAGGGGGAGGGCGACAAGTCGCTCGCCCACGTCGACTTCGGTGGGGACCTCGGCGTGAAGCGGCTGCTGCTGCGGTACGCCCCCGTCGTCAAGCTCTGA
- a CDS encoding M23 family metallopeptidase, which translates to MSNNTYVGRHRPATKPTRGRQFLVPLALVSSTVAGGLVVRDAGASPLSAEAAAMKNVSNSVAGLGLVADVDAIAAASADRGNLRASRDGVRAEAALGLAASSAAEAGAEAADAALERLAAEKAAAKKAAAEKAAAAKKKAEVERKRRLALAQRWIMPFHGYTLTSGYGWRWGRMHPAQDLAAPTGTPVYALSSGTVLFSGWSNEGYGYMVKIRHWDGTVSWYAHNSRLVVSIGEQVSPGQQVAYSGNTGNSTGPHLHLEIHPAGGAAVPPRSWLAARGIYL; encoded by the coding sequence GTGTCAAACAACACTTATGTGGGTCGGCACCGACCTGCGACGAAGCCCACCCGGGGGCGCCAGTTCCTCGTCCCCCTGGCCCTGGTCTCCTCCACCGTCGCCGGCGGACTCGTCGTCCGTGACGCGGGCGCGAGCCCGTTGAGCGCCGAGGCCGCGGCCATGAAGAACGTGTCCAACTCGGTCGCCGGCCTCGGCCTCGTGGCAGACGTCGACGCCATCGCGGCCGCCTCCGCGGACCGCGGCAACCTCAGGGCCTCGCGTGACGGCGTCCGCGCCGAAGCGGCCCTCGGCCTCGCTGCGAGCTCTGCCGCCGAGGCGGGCGCCGAAGCCGCGGACGCGGCCCTGGAGCGCCTCGCTGCCGAGAAGGCCGCCGCCAAGAAGGCCGCCGCCGAGAAGGCCGCCGCGGCGAAGAAGAAGGCAGAGGTCGAGCGCAAGCGCCGCCTCGCCCTTGCCCAGCGGTGGATCATGCCTTTCCACGGCTACACCCTGACGTCGGGCTACGGCTGGCGGTGGGGCCGGATGCACCCGGCCCAGGACCTCGCCGCCCCGACCGGCACCCCGGTCTACGCCCTCTCGTCGGGCACGGTCCTCTTCTCCGGCTGGTCCAACGAGGGCTACGGCTACATGGTCAAGATCCGCCACTGGGACGGCACCGTGTCCTGGTACGCGCACAACAGCCGACTCGTGGTCAGCATCGGCGAGCAGGTGTCCCCCGGCCAGCAGGTGGCCTACAGCGGCAACACCGGCAACTCGACGGGCCCGCACCTGCACCTCGAGATCCACCCCGCCGGAGGGGCCGCGGTCCCACCGCGCAGCTGGCTCGCCGCGCGCGGCATCTACCTCTGA
- a CDS encoding esterase/lipase family protein, with the protein MPLAAQSATSPQEPTPMEGPDVSHGALGHVGAVARAVLTPTGLVGAALEATWLGFHLGLYPLGLVGARASHRRTGYRVDHLSPVQRGLSVCDLDAAQTPILLIHGLVDNRSIFTVLRRRLVSRGFGRIESINYPLSTQDVRAAAARLSDEVERLVEETGYERIHIIGHSLGGLIARYYVTRLGGDLRVHTLVTLGTPHGGSYLAYAWDSPLTRQLRPGSKLLAELAQPVRECQTRFISYWSDLDQVVLPQRNAALRHPDLNVHNIGLHGVGHGSLPFTRSVVHGISRALAHLDSSGATVTPGVSEVTRRRVRSV; encoded by the coding sequence GTGCCCCTCGCCGCGCAGTCCGCGACGTCGCCGCAGGAGCCGACCCCGATGGAGGGGCCGGACGTCTCCCACGGCGCGCTGGGACACGTGGGCGCCGTGGCCAGGGCCGTGCTCACTCCCACGGGTCTCGTGGGGGCGGCGCTGGAGGCGACCTGGCTCGGCTTCCACCTCGGCCTGTATCCGCTCGGCCTCGTCGGCGCCCGTGCCTCCCACCGACGCACCGGCTACCGGGTGGACCACCTGTCTCCGGTCCAGCGGGGGCTGTCGGTCTGCGACCTCGACGCGGCGCAGACCCCGATCCTGCTCATCCACGGCCTGGTGGACAACCGGTCGATCTTCACCGTCCTGCGGAGGCGTCTGGTCAGCCGCGGATTCGGTCGGATCGAGAGCATCAACTACCCCCTGTCCACCCAGGACGTCCGGGCTGCGGCCGCGCGGCTCTCGGACGAGGTGGAGCGGCTCGTGGAGGAGACCGGCTACGAGCGGATCCACATCATCGGGCACTCCCTCGGTGGTCTCATCGCCCGCTACTACGTGACCCGGCTCGGCGGCGACCTGCGAGTACACACCCTGGTGACGCTCGGCACACCGCACGGCGGCAGCTACCTCGCCTACGCCTGGGACAGCCCGCTGACCCGACAGCTGCGGCCCGGCAGCAAGCTGCTCGCCGAGCTCGCCCAGCCGGTCCGCGAGTGCCAGACACGCTTCATCTCCTACTGGTCCGACCTCGACCAGGTGGTCCTTCCCCAGCGCAACGCGGCGCTGCGACACCCGGACCTCAACGTCCACAACATCGGGCTGCATGGGGTGGGTCACGGCAGCCTGCCCTTCACCCGCTCGGTGGTGCACGGGATCTCGAGGGCGCTGGCGCACCTCGACTCGTCCGGGGCCACCGTGACCCCCGGTGTGAGCGAGGTCACACGGCGGCGGGTCAGGTCCGTCTGA
- a CDS encoding cobalamin B12-binding domain-containing protein, producing the protein MTSSPDSSAPTGAVIRVIVAKPGLDGHDRGAKVVARALRDAGMEVIYTGLHQTPEQIVEAAIQEDADAIGLSVLSGAHLTLFARVLELLEERDATDIVVFGGGIIPDDDIPQLEALGVAKVFTPGATTTEIVQWVNDHVETD; encoded by the coding sequence ATGACATCCTCCCCTGACTCCAGCGCGCCCACCGGAGCCGTCATCCGCGTCATCGTCGCCAAGCCGGGTCTCGACGGGCACGACCGTGGCGCCAAGGTTGTCGCCCGCGCCCTGCGCGACGCCGGTATGGAGGTCATCTACACCGGCCTGCACCAGACGCCGGAGCAGATCGTCGAGGCGGCCATCCAGGAGGACGCAGACGCGATCGGCCTCTCGGTCCTGAGCGGTGCGCACCTGACCCTCTTCGCGCGGGTCCTCGAGCTGCTCGAGGAGCGCGACGCGACCGACATCGTCGTCTTCGGCGGCGGGATCATCCCCGACGACGACATCCCGCAGCTCGAGGCCCTCGGGGTCGCCAAGGTCTTCACGCCCGGTGCGACAACGACCGAGATCGTGCAGTGGGTCAACGACCACGTCGAGACCGACTAA
- a CDS encoding cytochrome c biogenesis CcdA family protein produces the protein MTEVGLLAAFAAGVLALLSPCSALLVPSFFAYAFASRTAQLLRTLAFYVGLLLTLVPLGVGASAASSLFYGHRQLLIAVAGWSIIVLGVLMVLGKGFTIPLMDRLQARFTAGARGRGGWLSTVALGAVYGLAGFCSGPVLGAILTMAATQDSPVQGGLLLAVYALGMAAPLFVLAALWDRFDLGRRPWLRGRTVKVGPLQVHSTTLVSGLLFITIGVLFLMFDGTAGITGVLGLGDTTDLEFSLQERITRWSSAVPTWVLPATVAVAAGLWTLRRWKATSEED, from the coding sequence GTGACCGAGGTCGGCCTCCTCGCAGCGTTCGCGGCCGGGGTGCTCGCGCTGCTCTCCCCGTGCAGCGCGTTGCTCGTGCCGTCCTTCTTCGCCTACGCGTTCGCGTCGCGAACGGCCCAGCTGCTGCGGACCCTGGCGTTCTACGTCGGGCTGCTCCTGACGCTCGTGCCGCTCGGAGTCGGTGCGAGTGCCGCGTCCTCGCTCTTCTACGGGCACCGGCAGCTGCTCATCGCGGTCGCCGGGTGGTCGATCATCGTCCTCGGCGTGCTGATGGTCCTCGGCAAGGGCTTCACGATCCCGCTCATGGACCGGTTGCAGGCGCGCTTCACCGCGGGAGCACGCGGGCGCGGCGGCTGGCTGTCCACGGTCGCCCTCGGGGCGGTGTACGGGCTCGCCGGCTTCTGCTCCGGCCCGGTGCTCGGTGCCATCCTCACGATGGCCGCCACGCAGGACTCCCCCGTCCAAGGTGGGCTGCTCCTCGCGGTCTACGCGCTCGGGATGGCCGCGCCGCTCTTCGTCCTCGCCGCCCTCTGGGACCGCTTCGACCTCGGACGACGCCCGTGGCTGCGCGGACGGACCGTCAAGGTGGGACCGCTGCAGGTCCACTCGACGACGCTCGTGTCGGGCCTGCTCTTCATCACGATCGGTGTGCTGTTCCTCATGTTCGACGGGACTGCCGGCATCACCGGCGTGCTCGGCCTCGGCGACACGACCGACCTCGAGTTCTCCCTGCAGGAACGGATCACCCGCTGGTCGTCTGCGGTCCCCACGTGGGTGCTGCCGGCCACGGTCGCCGTCGCCGCGGGTCTGTGGACGCTCCGACGGTGGAAGGCCACGTCCGAGGAGGACTGA
- a CDS encoding DsbA family protein: protein MTDIPQPDRRKRLLVPIVVTVVAALVALLAGLGPKLAGGSEQPAPGAPGSTGTSDTTAGSSEQDEQIAALASLARRTPGDPVALGKEDAPVVLVNYSEFQCPFCGKFARDTKPTLVKEYVDKGILRIEWRDFPYLGPESGTAAHAGRAAAEQGKFWEFHDAMFADQQPPNSGKLTEDYLAGVAARIGLDVAKFRKDLADPKLQAKVDQDFTEGQNIGVTGTPAFLVNGNPVIGAQPTETFTRLIEAEAAKAAAAK, encoded by the coding sequence ATGACCGACATCCCCCAGCCGGATCGACGCAAGCGGCTCCTCGTGCCGATCGTCGTGACGGTCGTCGCCGCCCTCGTCGCGCTCCTCGCCGGGCTCGGCCCGAAGCTTGCGGGCGGTAGCGAGCAGCCCGCGCCGGGTGCGCCCGGGAGCACGGGCACCTCGGACACCACCGCCGGCTCGTCCGAGCAGGACGAGCAGATCGCGGCCCTCGCCTCGCTCGCGCGCCGCACCCCCGGCGACCCGGTCGCCCTCGGCAAGGAGGACGCGCCGGTCGTCCTCGTCAACTACTCCGAGTTCCAGTGCCCCTTCTGTGGGAAGTTCGCCCGGGACACGAAGCCGACGCTCGTCAAGGAGTACGTCGACAAGGGCATCCTGCGCATCGAGTGGCGCGACTTCCCGTACCTCGGCCCGGAGTCGGGCACCGCGGCCCACGCGGGTCGTGCCGCGGCCGAGCAGGGGAAGTTCTGGGAGTTCCACGACGCGATGTTCGCGGACCAGCAGCCGCCGAACAGCGGCAAGCTGACCGAGGACTACCTCGCGGGAGTCGCCGCGAGGATCGGCCTCGATGTCGCGAAGTTCCGCAAGGACCTGGCCGACCCCAAGCTGCAGGCCAAGGTCGACCAGGACTTCACCGAGGGCCAGAACATCGGCGTCACCGGCACCCCCGCCTTCCTCGTCAACGGCAACCCCGTCATCGGCGCCCAACCGACCGAGACGTTCACCCGGCTCATCGAGGCCGAGGCGGCCAAGGCGGCGGCGGCCAAGTGA
- a CDS encoding ArsR/SmtB family transcription factor, protein MTTAATGPDRHAAFFDQLAIVGKAFASAKRLVLIDLLAQGERTVESLAREAGLGITTASAHLQVLKLSNLVATRREGTRIHYRLAGEDVANLYSSMLTVAREHSADVEKALASYLGIGGATTVDIEEVTREELLARLDRGDVVVLDVRPPEEYAAGHLPGARSVPFGELANHLELADPDVEIVAYCRGAHCVLASDAVRLLRAQGRDARRLQDGLLEWRLAGHPVEVRS, encoded by the coding sequence ATGACGACAGCCGCGACCGGCCCCGACCGGCACGCCGCCTTCTTCGACCAGCTCGCGATCGTCGGCAAGGCCTTCGCGAGCGCCAAGCGCCTCGTGCTCATCGACCTGCTCGCTCAAGGTGAGCGCACGGTCGAGTCCCTTGCCCGCGAGGCCGGCCTGGGTATCACGACCGCGTCGGCACACCTGCAGGTGCTCAAGCTCTCCAACCTCGTGGCGACCCGACGAGAGGGCACGCGGATCCACTACCGCCTCGCCGGCGAGGACGTCGCGAACCTCTACTCCTCGATGCTCACCGTCGCCCGGGAGCACTCCGCCGACGTCGAGAAGGCGCTCGCGTCCTACCTCGGCATCGGCGGCGCGACCACTGTCGACATCGAGGAGGTCACCCGCGAGGAGCTGCTCGCCCGCCTCGACCGTGGCGACGTCGTCGTGCTCGACGTCAGGCCGCCGGAGGAGTATGCCGCCGGGCACCTCCCCGGAGCCCGCTCGGTCCCCTTCGGCGAGCTCGCGAACCACCTCGAGCTGGCCGACCCGGACGTCGAGATCGTCGCCTACTGCCGCGGCGCCCACTGCGTCCTCGCGAGCGACGCGGTCCGGCTGCTGCGCGCTCAGGGCCGGGACGCCCGACGCCTGCAGGACGGGCTTCTCGAGTGGCGCCTCGCCGGCCACCCCGTCGAGGTGCGTTCCTGA